A section of the Armatimonadota bacterium genome encodes:
- a CDS encoding DUF2993 domain-containing protein: MGRPPRPLLWIAGAIVVLALLLGAGLPSLVAWRLEAALARSLQGRPQVVVRTTPGGAVTGRLRQVRADVRSAVVNRIPVDRLRIDLRGVEVDASRLYLRRQFVLRAVASGEGEVVLTQADLQRLLRETKGVSAAAVTLDDGMVTVEGDVRLEGFARELPLHVRLEGRLVATGPTTVGLHVRTLTLSGLVVPGEFGNALVGAINPLLDLRDLPVPARITDVRVDDGAARIAVAVTTR; the protein is encoded by the coding sequence ATGGGCCGCCCGCCGCGCCCGCTCCTTTGGATCGCCGGGGCGATCGTCGTCCTGGCGCTCCTCCTTGGCGCCGGGCTCCCTTCGCTCGTGGCCTGGCGTCTCGAAGCGGCGCTGGCCCGCTCACTGCAGGGACGGCCGCAGGTGGTGGTACGCACGACCCCTGGCGGCGCGGTGACCGGCCGGCTGCGGCAGGTGCGGGCCGACGTCCGGAGCGCCGTGGTGAACCGCATCCCCGTGGACCGGCTGCGCATCGACCTGCGCGGTGTGGAGGTCGACGCCTCCCGCCTCTACCTGCGCCGGCAGTTCGTCCTGCGCGCGGTGGCCTCGGGGGAGGGCGAGGTCGTCCTCACCCAGGCGGACCTCCAGCGCCTCCTGCGGGAGACGAAGGGGGTCTCCGCGGCCGCGGTGACGCTGGACGACGGCATGGTCACCGTGGAGGGCGACGTGCGCCTGGAGGGGTTCGCGCGTGAGCTGCCCCTGCACGTCCGCCTGGAGGGGCGCCTGGTGGCCACCGGGCCCACCACGGTGGGGCTGCACGTCCGCACCCTCACCCTGAGCGGCCTGGTCGTCCCCGGGGAGTTCGGCAACGCGCTCGTGGGGGCGATCAACCCCCTCCTCGACCTCCGGGACCTGCCCGTGCCGGCGCGCATCACCGACGTCCGGGTGGACGACGGGGCGGCGCGCATCGCCGTGGCTGTCACGACCCGATGA